The genomic window ACGTTGATGATGATCTTAACAGATACACAGTCAAGATGCTGACAATGGTAGCCTTTACGTTATTCTTTACGATTCTGGGCTTTATAATGACAAGGAGAAAGAGATATGCAAGTGTTTAAGGTTTTTATGAAGATACTACGCTCAAAAATAGGCATAGCAATGATGTATCTTTCGATATTCTTATCAATAGGCATAGCATCTGCAAACTCATCGCAGGAACAGGCTGACTTCACAGAGAGCCGTGCAGGCATAGTGATAAACGACCTCGACAAGTCTTCTGCATCTGAGGCACTGTGCGAATACCTTGCAGATTCAAACGATGTGACCTACGGCGCACCTGATGATAAGGAGATATTAGACGGCGTTTACTACAATGCGAGCCGATATTATCTCACGATAAACAAGGGCTTCTCTGACGGCCTTGCAAGCGGTGAGACTAAGAATATAATCACCCACGCCACGCAAAACGGCTCTTATTTTGAAAACCTTGTTGACTCAAAGATAGATATGTATCTCACCACAGCAAGAGCATACATCGCAGGCGGCAGCTCAACTGAAACAGCGCTTGAGCAGGCAGCCAAGGCTCTTGAGAAAAAGACCGAGGTCGAGATGGTATCTGAAAGCGGCAGCGAATATGCAAAGACAGTTTATTCCTACTTCAAGTTTATACCCTACATCTTCATGGGCATATTCATATTCGCCCTCTGCCCTGTTGTCATAGTTATGACAGGCAAGGAGATAAAGAACCGCACATTCAGCTCAGCGATATCACAAAAGATATTCCTGTTTGAAACAGCGCTCGGTGCAGTAGTTTTCTTAACGTTCATATACCTGCTGGTTGTGATATTCGTTCCGCTTGTAGTATTCCGCTGCGAGTTCACAAGTGAGATAGGCCTTGCAATGCTCAACTCACTTGCGTTCACTGTATTCTGCGGAGCGATAGTGCTCTTTATCTCAAATCTTGTTGACTCAGAAAAGCTCGTTTCACTCATAGGAAACATCGTATCCCTCGGCATGAGCTTCCTCTGCGGCGTGTTCGTTCCTCTTGAATTCTTAGGCGATGGTGTCAAGAAGGTGGCAGTATTCCTGCCGGCATACTGGTACGAGGTACTCAACAGCGCTATTGCCGGCACTGACAGCCAGGTATACTCAGACTCACTTATGAAAAAGTGCATACTCATACAGCTTGCATTTGCAGCAGCACTCGTTGTTGCAACGCTTGCAGTAATGAAGGCAAGACAGGCCAAAGTCGGCGAGAGCGCTTCTAAGGCAGAGCCGCAGGCAGCATAAAGCAATATGACAGTAACATACCCCCGGAAACTGAGTTTTCCGGGGGTGTTTGCTTATTATCGGCTTACAGGAACATAAGCATTTTTTCCTTATCACAGAGCGCTGCAAAAAAGAAGACTGAGTACCTTGTGATATAGACAGCGGCGGCAGTCATTGAGAAGATAACACCGGCGCTGACCACGATATACCTCCTGACCGAGCGCACCATAGCAGCGGCTATGATAAATACACCAAAGCATATTACACAGCATATCAGCCCTCGAAGAAACAGCATGAATATTACCTGCGCAACTGTGGCATTCATGTGGATAATATGGCCAGTACTTGCAAAAGGAGCGGTCATGTAACCACTCTGAAAGCTGCCGGAGATCATCATATCGGCAGCAAAGCTGAGTGTATAAAGAGTAAGTATAAGCACGAGCTGTGATGTAAAGTGCGTTATGTGATATCTGCGCCTGTTTTTAGAGATACTTATCTGCCGGTCGATGCCCTTTTCATAGCCGTCTGCGTTGAGTGAGCCGACAAGGAGCATTACCCACACAGGGCTTATATCGTATGCTAAAAGCCGCATGAGCTTTATAAATGCATCTGTGTCGATAACTGTGGGCGTTTCAAGCGAGGCGTAGGCTTCTCTCTCAGTCAGCAGGTCATCAGGCACGAGCTGGTCGGTAAGGCCACGACCGCTCCTTGCATAGTCGGTTATCCCCTTGCTGCGGTAGCACCCACGCAGGAGCGAGGAATAGCGGCCCACTGCTTCGAGCTTATAGGGCGTGTCGGCTGACTGCGTCTTCTCATTTATAAAAACCAGACGTTCATCGAGCGTCATATCTTTTGAATCATCTAAAAGCAGGTTAAAGTATTCATGCGCCTGCTCTGAGAGATAAGGGCTGTATGTTTCTCTGCTCTGGACATACAGGCACACAGCCTTTGACAGTGCTATCATCAGCAGCACTGTGATCAAAAGCCAAGTGTGCTTTATGAATATGCGGTAAAGCTCAAATCCTGTCATCAGAACTCCCTCCTGAGCGACTGTGCATACAGCGTAATATGCAAGATAACTGACACAAACAACGCCGAGACGATATAAAGGTATACGAACGGGTAAGGTGTATCAGCTATGCGTATATACCCCTCGCCGCTAAGCAAAAATGATACCCGACAGCTTGCAAATGCTGCGATATCGCTCTCAGCCGACATAAGCCCGGACATGAGTACAGGCACGCCAAGGCAGACAAGCCCTGCGATGATATTCCTGCGGCAAAGAAATGAAAGCAGCATTACAGCAGGGCACAGCATCAGCACACACAGCAGCTTAAGCATCAGCGCACAAACACAGAAGCCGCCGAAGCTGAGTGGATATGACGACAGTGCATAGCCCTTTAGATACTGCACAGGCATATCCAGACAGGCAGCACCGCCGGTGAAATACATAACTGCAAAAAGCGAAAGATAATAAACAGCCGCACACACAAGGCATATCACACTATATGCGAGCATCCGGCATAGAATAAAACGCCCTGCACCTGACTTTGTGACAGCAAATGCCGCAAGCCGCCTGCTCTGCCGCTCGCCGCTGAATGATGAAAACAGCAGCAGGAACACCAGTGCAAAAATGAGCTTATCCTGCTCTGCGTATTCGGTAAAGGCGTTGGCTGCCCTTGTGTCGTATAGCTTATCAGCCTTGGCCTGCTTATCGAGCACCTTGTTATAATCCTGCGTCAGCACACCTGAGAGCGCAAGCGAATAATCGTCTGTGACTCCCCTTTTGGCATTGCGTGAAAAGCCTGACAGGCGCTCGTTTATAAGCCTTTCGCTGTCTGCACTGTCAGATAGAGAAACCTGCATGAAAGCATACATCTCACGTTTG from Ruminococcus sp. NK3A76 includes these protein-coding regions:
- a CDS encoding ABC transporter permease; the encoded protein is MQVFKVFMKILRSKIGIAMMYLSIFLSIGIASANSSQEQADFTESRAGIVINDLDKSSASEALCEYLADSNDVTYGAPDDKEILDGVYYNASRYYLTINKGFSDGLASGETKNIITHATQNGSYFENLVDSKIDMYLTTARAYIAGGSSTETALEQAAKALEKKTEVEMVSESGSEYAKTVYSYFKFIPYIFMGIFIFALCPVVIVMTGKEIKNRTFSSAISQKIFLFETALGAVVFLTFIYLLVVIFVPLVVFRCEFTSEIGLAMLNSLAFTVFCGAIVLFISNLVDSEKLVSLIGNIVSLGMSFLCGVFVPLEFLGDGVKKVAVFLPAYWYEVLNSAIAGTDSQVYSDSLMKKCILIQLAFAAALVVATLAVMKARQAKVGESASKAEPQAA
- a CDS encoding ABC transporter permease produces the protein MREFGFMLLKLLRPALLITLIVSAVSAVLLCFAAYKGYVFDDEYKEVFSQLDNDTAYSVAAENTAQFQTESDELAKDINDYINSRQKYGEPPVVLPDGLAGKAVRAAQKGGENSTADKREMYAFMQVSLSDSADSERLINERLSGFSRNAKRGVTDDYSLALSGVLTQDYNKVLDKQAKADKLYDTRAANAFTEYAEQDKLIFALVFLLLFSSFSGERQSRRLAAFAVTKSGAGRFILCRMLAYSVICLVCAAVYYLSLFAVMYFTGGAACLDMPVQYLKGYALSSYPLSFGGFCVCALMLKLLCVLMLCPAVMLLSFLCRRNIIAGLVCLGVPVLMSGLMSAESDIAAFASCRVSFLLSGEGYIRIADTPYPFVYLYIVSALFVSVILHITLYAQSLRREF